A window of Haloarchaeobius litoreus contains these coding sequences:
- the pheS gene encoding phenylalanine--tRNA ligase subunit alpha, whose amino-acid sequence MQLPGTQVSVLEAASATDARSVSALADELGEKPETVVGAVFELQDSGLLTVEERTEERVALTDEGETYVESGLPEVRLYRAAVEVGATDEPVSMGQVIGASGLEGGAVDIALANYARKGYGRIDAGELTADPDADPDADGEATVLAALADGRVDAGDIEASVREQLVSRDLVTVSESTERLVTLTDEGVTVLMEGVEAAETVGQLTPELLTSGEWQDVEFAEYNVEADAETRYGGKKHILRQTADRVKDTLVGMGFKEMEGPHADAEFWINDCLFMPQDHPARTHWDQFALDVPPMQDLPADLVDRVEDAHRNGVGPDGDGYHSPWTEDVARGVDLRGHTTSLSMRYLSGHAEGELEPPQRYFSVEKVYRNDTLDATHLLEFFQIEGWVMAEDLSVRDLMGTFTEFYEQFGITDLEFKPHYNPYTEPSFELFGEHPETGEIVEIGNSGIFREEVLRPLGVDCDVMAWGLALERLLMLTHGFEDIRDVHGTLVDLDFLRTEEVVH is encoded by the coding sequence ATGCAACTACCAGGGACACAGGTTTCGGTGCTCGAAGCCGCGAGCGCCACCGACGCGAGGTCGGTGTCTGCGCTGGCCGACGAGCTCGGGGAGAAGCCCGAGACGGTCGTCGGCGCGGTGTTCGAGCTACAGGACAGCGGCCTCCTCACGGTCGAGGAGCGAACCGAGGAGCGAGTCGCACTCACCGACGAAGGTGAGACGTACGTCGAGTCGGGGCTGCCGGAGGTCCGGCTCTACCGGGCGGCCGTCGAGGTCGGGGCGACCGACGAGCCCGTCTCGATGGGACAGGTCATCGGGGCGTCCGGGCTGGAGGGCGGTGCGGTCGACATCGCGCTGGCGAACTACGCCCGGAAGGGCTACGGACGGATCGACGCGGGCGAGCTGACGGCGGACCCGGACGCCGACCCCGACGCGGACGGGGAGGCGACGGTGCTGGCCGCGCTCGCCGACGGGCGCGTGGACGCCGGCGACATCGAGGCGTCGGTGCGCGAGCAGCTGGTGAGCCGCGACCTCGTCACCGTCTCGGAGTCGACCGAGCGGCTGGTCACGCTGACTGACGAGGGCGTGACCGTGCTGATGGAAGGCGTCGAGGCGGCGGAGACCGTCGGCCAGCTCACACCCGAACTGCTCACGAGCGGCGAGTGGCAGGACGTCGAGTTCGCCGAGTACAACGTCGAGGCCGACGCGGAGACGCGCTACGGCGGCAAGAAGCACATCCTGCGCCAGACCGCAGACAGGGTGAAGGACACCCTCGTCGGGATGGGTTTCAAGGAGATGGAGGGCCCCCACGCCGACGCGGAGTTCTGGATCAACGACTGCCTGTTCATGCCACAGGACCACCCCGCGCGCACGCACTGGGACCAGTTCGCGCTGGACGTGCCGCCGATGCAGGACCTCCCTGCGGACCTCGTCGACCGGGTCGAGGACGCCCACCGCAACGGCGTCGGCCCGGACGGCGATGGCTACCACTCGCCGTGGACCGAAGACGTGGCCCGGGGCGTCGACCTGCGCGGGCACACCACCTCGCTGTCGATGCGCTACCTGTCGGGCCACGCCGAGGGCGAGCTGGAGCCGCCGCAACGGTACTTCTCGGTGGAGAAGGTGTACCGGAACGACACGCTCGACGCGACCCACCTGCTGGAGTTCTTCCAGATCGAGGGCTGGGTGATGGCCGAGGACCTCTCGGTGCGCGACCTGATGGGCACGTTCACGGAGTTCTACGAGCAGTTCGGCATCACCGACCTGGAGTTCAAGCCCCACTACAACCCGTACACGGAGCCGAGCTTCGAGCTGTTCGGCGAGCACCCCGAGACGGGCGAGATCGTCGAGATCGGTAACTCGGGCATCTTCCGCGAGGAGGTGCTCCGCCCGCTCGGCGTCGACTGCGACGTGATGGCCTGGGGGCTCGCGCTGGAGCGCCTGCTGATGCTCACCCACGGCTTCGAGGACATCCGCGACGTGCACGGGACGCTCGTGGACCTCGACTTCCTGCGGACCGAGGAGGTGGTGCACTGA